A section of the Metabacillus endolithicus genome encodes:
- the ndk gene encoding nucleoside-diphosphate kinase: protein MQRTFIMVKPDGVKRKLIGEIVSRFEQKGFTLLQAEFMTIDREKAEYHYEEHNEKPFFGELVDFITSAPVFAMVWEGENIIEVSRTMIGKTSPTEALPGTIRGDFAFCKEENVIHGSDSLESAEREIANFFDPLKLRDGKADYNQNVRKSS from the coding sequence ATGCAGAGAACTTTTATCATGGTCAAACCTGATGGTGTGAAAAGAAAATTAATTGGAGAAATTGTTAGCCGTTTTGAACAAAAAGGATTTACTCTTTTACAAGCAGAATTTATGACAATTGATCGAGAAAAGGCTGAATACCATTATGAAGAACATAATGAGAAGCCATTTTTCGGAGAGTTAGTTGATTTTATTACATCAGCACCTGTTTTTGCGATGGTTTGGGAAGGTGAAAATATCATAGAGGTTTCTCGAACGATGATTGGGAAAACAAGTCCAACAGAAGCACTGCCAGGTACAATTCGTGGAGATTTTGCTTTTTGTAAAGAAGAAAATGTCATTCATGGATCAGATTCTCTAGAAAGTGCAGAACGGGAAATAGCAAATTTCTTTGATCCATTGAAGCTACGAGATGGAAAAGCAGATTACAATCAAAATGTGAGAAAAAGTAGTTAA
- a CDS encoding ABC transporter ATP-binding protein: MIQTHLAIEMQDIVKKFGPVVASDSVNFSVKKGEIHALLGENGAGKSTIMSMLSGIYKADSGTIAIHGETCQIRSPKESMELGIGMVHQNFRLVDTLTAIENIILGEKSQIWRGPSWLKKKREEIKIISEQYGLKFPTNVPIWQLSVGEQQRVEIVKTLYRGADIIIFDEPTSVLTPFEAEQLFQTMKNLKIHGKTMIITTHKLKEVMEVSDRISVMRKGKMIAHRNIADTSVEELAQLMVGTLRTKGVTVTSESSGKPVIEVQNLCVQGERGMLSIDQVSFTIHEHEIVGVAGVAGNGQKELAETLTGFIPWKSGSIMFNQEQLISPTVQSLIDKGIAHIPEDRMKSGLAGSLGIVDNLLLKTYRTTKRTKWGLLQKKQNSEWSRKLVETFDVKTADLHSPVRQLSGGNQQKLLFAREIDQEPKLMIAVHPTQGLDVGATEAVHQMLLNLKISGGAILLISEDLDEVMKLSDKILVLYNGKVNGVIPRAKAEKEYIGQLMAGLDERKEGVVL; this comes from the coding sequence TTGATACAAACACATCTAGCGATCGAAATGCAAGATATTGTGAAAAAATTTGGCCCGGTAGTTGCCAGTGATTCTGTTAACTTTTCTGTCAAAAAAGGGGAGATTCATGCCTTACTAGGTGAAAATGGTGCAGGGAAAAGTACCATTATGAGCATGCTTTCCGGTATTTATAAAGCAGATAGTGGAACGATTGCCATACATGGTGAAACATGTCAGATTCGTTCACCAAAGGAATCAATGGAATTAGGGATTGGTATGGTTCATCAAAACTTCCGTTTGGTTGATACACTAACAGCCATTGAAAATATTATTCTTGGTGAAAAGAGCCAAATATGGCGAGGACCCTCTTGGTTGAAGAAAAAGAGAGAAGAAATAAAAATAATCTCAGAGCAATATGGACTAAAGTTTCCTACAAATGTTCCAATCTGGCAATTATCCGTTGGAGAGCAGCAGCGTGTAGAGATTGTAAAAACACTTTACCGGGGTGCTGACATCATCATTTTCGATGAGCCTACATCTGTTCTGACTCCTTTTGAAGCAGAGCAATTATTTCAAACGATGAAGAACCTAAAAATACATGGAAAAACAATGATCATCACAACTCACAAACTAAAAGAAGTTATGGAGGTTTCAGATCGAATTTCTGTTATGCGTAAAGGGAAAATGATTGCTCACCGAAATATTGCTGATACGTCTGTTGAAGAGTTAGCGCAATTGATGGTCGGCACATTACGTACAAAAGGGGTAACTGTTACATCAGAGTCAAGCGGAAAACCCGTTATAGAAGTTCAAAATCTTTGCGTTCAAGGAGAGCGTGGGATGCTTTCGATTGATCAAGTTAGCTTCACGATTCATGAACATGAAATTGTCGGGGTGGCTGGTGTTGCAGGAAATGGTCAGAAGGAACTCGCCGAAACGTTAACAGGCTTTATCCCTTGGAAAAGCGGATCCATCATGTTTAATCAGGAACAACTTATTTCTCCTACCGTACAGAGTTTAATAGATAAAGGAATTGCTCATATCCCTGAGGATCGTATGAAAAGTGGTTTAGCAGGAAGCTTAGGAATAGTTGATAACTTACTATTAAAAACATATCGAACAACCAAACGTACAAAATGGGGTCTTCTCCAAAAGAAACAAAATAGTGAGTGGTCAAGAAAATTAGTTGAAACATTTGATGTGAAAACAGCTGACCTACATAGTCCTGTTCGACAGCTTTCAGGTGGTAATCAGCAAAAGCTATTATTCGCAAGAGAAATTGATCAAGAGCCAAAATTAATGATTGCTGTACATCCAACACAGGGATTGGATGTTGGTGCTACTGAAGCAGTACATCAGATGTTGCTAAATCTTAAGATTTCAGGAGGTGCTATTTTACTAATATCGGAAGATTTAGATGAAGTAATGAAACTGTCCGATAAAATTCTAGTTTTATATAACGGAAAAGTGAACGGCGTCATTCCTCGGGCAAAAGCTGAAAAAGAGTATATTGGCCAACTTATGGCTGGTTTGGATGAGCGGAAGGAAGGAGTTGTTTTATGA
- a CDS encoding ABC transporter permease, which produces MNQKTSAEHTAVEIQGSKKKVEWPFRLEYDPHKKSSSWFVPLLSIVIALLICAVFIAIDGMNPITVYGKMLQGAFGSAFGLSETLVKATPLLLCGLGVAIAYRISIWNIGAEGQFLLGAIGATSITIYFPNLPGIVYIPLMVIVGIVAGAVWGLLTALPRTYFQVNELITSLMLNYIALLLLDYFVFGPWRDPEGFNFPGTPIFLPSQLLATIGDTRLHIGVLFAIIAVIIFAFFILKTRYL; this is translated from the coding sequence ATGAACCAAAAAACATCTGCAGAACATACTGCCGTTGAAATACAGGGTTCAAAAAAGAAAGTTGAATGGCCTTTTCGATTAGAATATGACCCACATAAAAAGTCGAGCAGCTGGTTTGTACCACTTTTATCAATAGTTATAGCTTTACTTATTTGTGCTGTATTTATTGCAATCGACGGGATGAATCCCATTACGGTTTATGGAAAAATGCTGCAAGGTGCATTTGGCTCTGCTTTTGGTCTAAGTGAAACACTTGTAAAAGCAACCCCTCTTTTACTTTGTGGACTCGGTGTGGCCATTGCTTACCGAATTTCGATCTGGAATATTGGTGCAGAAGGACAATTTTTACTAGGAGCAATTGGGGCAACGTCTATCACCATTTACTTCCCAAACTTGCCTGGAATCGTTTATATCCCACTTATGGTCATCGTTGGAATAGTAGCTGGTGCTGTATGGGGGTTGCTAACCGCTTTACCTCGAACTTATTTCCAAGTCAATGAGCTAATCACATCATTGATGTTGAACTATATCGCTCTTTTGCTATTAGATTATTTTGTATTTGGACCATGGAGAGATCCTGAGGGCTTTAATTTTCCGGGAACTCCAATATTTTTACCTTCACAATTACTAGCCACAATAGGTGATACTCGACTTCATATTGGAGTATTGTTCGCAATAATTGCGGTTATTATATTTGCATTTTTTATTTTAAAAACTCGTTATTTATGA
- a CDS encoding ABC transporter permease subunit, with translation MNKHILLVMMISGGMAGLAGMIEVSGVAGRLMYGISPGYGYTAIIVAWLARLNPWAMIVSSIFIGGLIVGGYSVQTIGLPSSMSLMLQGAILFCIIGGEMLSKFRVKK, from the coding sequence ATTAATAAACACATTCTTCTAGTTATGATGATTAGCGGTGGTATGGCAGGCCTGGCTGGAATGATTGAGGTATCCGGTGTTGCAGGAAGGCTCATGTATGGTATTTCACCAGGTTATGGATACACAGCTATTATCGTTGCATGGCTAGCCAGATTAAATCCATGGGCAATGATTGTTTCATCGATTTTTATTGGTGGATTAATAGTCGGTGGTTATAGTGTTCAAACCATTGGCCTACCATCTTCTATGTCTCTAATGCTTCAAGGTGCCATTTTATTTTGCATAATTGGTGGAGAAATGCTTAGCAAATTTCGTGTGAAAAAGTAG
- a CDS encoding ABC transporter permease, which translates to MDVFILLLTAAISSGTPLLFAVLGGILSEKAGVIHLGTEGIMLIGAVMSCIVFIETESLFVTFLACLLASGFLGLIHAFLSISLGANQIVSGLAITLFGTGLSAYLGKSVAGIALPVSVPKVELSWLEFIPVIGKVFSTLDLFIWMSIVLTIVLYLYMFKTSWGLHLKAVGDSPSTTDVMGISVTGFRYFHVIFGSMLMGLSGFYLIMAYSPNWIEGMTAGRGWIAIALIIFARWNPIYALFCAYFFGGLDALGFRIQLFEIPVPSYFLKMIPYIATIVVLMFVGWKNRNKPPIEPKALGVPYFREQRF; encoded by the coding sequence ATGGATGTTTTCATTTTGCTCTTAACAGCAGCCATATCATCTGGTACACCATTGCTGTTTGCGGTACTAGGAGGAATTTTAAGTGAAAAAGCAGGAGTCATTCATCTTGGTACTGAAGGCATTATGCTAATTGGGGCAGTCATGTCATGTATTGTTTTTATTGAAACCGAAAGCTTGTTCGTAACATTTCTTGCCTGCTTATTAGCCTCAGGATTCCTCGGACTGATTCATGCATTTTTAAGTATTAGTTTAGGTGCTAATCAAATCGTGAGTGGGTTAGCAATCACTTTATTCGGTACGGGACTCAGTGCGTATTTAGGTAAATCTGTAGCGGGAATTGCGTTACCGGTATCCGTTCCAAAGGTGGAGTTAAGTTGGCTGGAGTTCATCCCTGTGATCGGTAAGGTGTTTTCAACCCTCGATCTTTTCATTTGGATGAGTATCGTGTTAACGATTGTTCTTTATTTATATATGTTCAAAACTTCATGGGGACTTCATTTGAAAGCGGTTGGTGATAGTCCTTCAACTACAGATGTGATGGGAATTTCAGTAACAGGTTTTCGTTATTTTCACGTTATTTTCGGCTCGATGCTCATGGGACTATCAGGATTTTATCTCATCATGGCCTATTCGCCTAACTGGATAGAAGGAATGACAGCTGGAAGAGGGTGGATTGCAATTGCTTTAATTATCTTTGCTCGCTGGAATCCTATCTACGCATTATTCTGCGCCTATTTTTTCGGGGGCCTTGATGCACTTGGTTTTCGTATTCAACTATTTGAAATACCGGTTCCCTCTTATTTTCTAAAAATGATTCCTTATATTGCAACGATTGTCGTCTTAATGTTTGTTGGATGGAAAAATAGAAACAAACCTCCGATTGAACCAAAGGCATTAGGAGTTCCATATTTCCGTGAGCAACGATTTTAA
- a CDS encoding BMP family ABC transporter substrate-binding protein, with protein MKKKIMGLFVLIMMFMVMVACSQESSQPAEPEATEEETEATITESGTEALPKVAFVYIGVPGDGGWTFEHDKGRQMVDETFGITSTTVENVPEGPDAERVIEELAQDHNIIFTTSFGYMDPTVNVAKKYPDVVFMHATGYKTSENLGTYQGKGYQPGYLAGIAAGKLTENNKIGYVGAFPIPEVIYTINAFTLGAQSVNPDIEVSVVWSNTWFDPATERQAAVTLLDEGVDVLANYQDSPAGIQAAAERGVWGMGNDSDMNKYAPETYVTNPTLNWGPYYVDVVQSVIDGTWETNSYYGGLKEGMVDLAPFGKNVPQDVQNAVNTKKQEIIDETYEVFSGPIYDQTGELKLAEGEIIPLEDILSMNWFVKGVKGTIPE; from the coding sequence TTGAAGAAAAAAATAATGGGCTTATTTGTTTTGATCATGATGTTCATGGTTATGGTTGCTTGTTCTCAGGAGTCTTCACAGCCTGCTGAACCTGAGGCAACAGAAGAAGAAACAGAAGCAACAATAACAGAATCAGGAACAGAAGCATTACCAAAAGTAGCATTTGTTTATATTGGTGTACCTGGTGATGGTGGTTGGACGTTCGAGCATGATAAAGGAAGACAAATGGTTGATGAAACATTTGGTATTACCTCGACAACAGTAGAAAATGTTCCGGAGGGTCCTGATGCTGAACGTGTTATTGAAGAACTAGCTCAAGATCATAACATCATTTTTACAACAAGCTTTGGGTATATGGATCCAACTGTGAATGTAGCTAAAAAATATCCTGATGTTGTGTTTATGCATGCAACTGGTTATAAAACCTCTGAAAACCTGGGTACATACCAAGGGAAAGGGTATCAGCCTGGATATTTAGCTGGGATTGCTGCTGGAAAGTTAACGGAAAACAATAAAATTGGTTATGTTGGTGCTTTCCCAATACCAGAGGTTATTTACACGATTAATGCTTTCACATTAGGTGCACAAAGTGTGAATCCTGATATTGAAGTGTCAGTTGTTTGGAGTAATACGTGGTTTGATCCTGCAACCGAAAGACAGGCAGCTGTTACATTATTAGATGAAGGTGTTGACGTTCTAGCAAACTACCAAGATTCACCAGCGGGTATCCAAGCTGCTGCTGAACGAGGCGTTTGGGGAATGGGGAATGACTCTGACATGAACAAATACGCACCTGAGACTTATGTAACGAATCCAACTCTTAATTGGGGACCTTATTATGTTGACGTTGTTCAAAGTGTAATAGATGGGACATGGGAAACGAATTCCTATTATGGAGGGTTAAAAGAAGGAATGGTTGATTTAGCTCCATTCGGTAAAAATGTACCACAAGATGTGCAAAATGCTGTTAATACAAAAAAACAAGAAATCATTGATGAAACTTATGAGGTATTTAGTGGTCCGATTTATGATCAGACAGGTGAACTCAAGCTTGCGGAGGGAGAAATCATTCCTCTTGAAGACATTCTTAGTATGAACTGGTTTGTTAAAGGAGTAAAAGGAACGATTCCAGAATAA
- a CDS encoding aromatic ring-hydroxylating oxygenase subunit alpha, producing the protein MQVKDPVLFHQWHPVLLSKELVDLPKAAEVLGEKIVIFRTSQGVHAFKDLCIHRGVPLSLGKVMNDTIVCPYHGWTYSTCGTCTKIPAMPKGKAIPRKAKAITYHCVEEAGLVWVSLGQPEHPPAIGEENVGNELVRVEMGPYEINAAGPRVVENFLDVSHLMFVHEGLLGDSQFPEIGDYEVHEQDGVLVSDEIDIYQPDPDGRGHGVHAKYTYKVFHPLCAGFTKRIDHSEEFFDLYLIVSPVNEEKSKAFMIMERNYALEEDEKVFVDFQDLLIEQDKIIVENQKPELLPLDLQAELHLKSDRVSIAYRKMLKEVGLSFGTA; encoded by the coding sequence ATGCAAGTGAAAGATCCTGTTTTGTTTCATCAATGGCATCCAGTCCTATTATCGAAAGAGTTAGTTGATCTTCCAAAGGCTGCTGAAGTTCTTGGTGAAAAAATTGTTATATTTCGTACATCTCAAGGTGTGCATGCTTTTAAAGATTTATGTATACACCGAGGAGTACCCCTTTCATTAGGAAAAGTAATGAATGATACAATCGTTTGTCCATATCATGGGTGGACCTATAGTACGTGTGGAACATGCACAAAAATCCCGGCAATGCCAAAAGGAAAGGCGATACCAAGAAAGGCAAAAGCCATTACTTATCATTGTGTTGAAGAAGCCGGGTTAGTATGGGTTAGCTTGGGTCAACCAGAACATCCCCCCGCTATTGGTGAAGAGAATGTGGGCAATGAATTGGTTCGTGTTGAAATGGGACCTTATGAAATCAATGCAGCAGGGCCACGGGTTGTTGAAAATTTCCTAGACGTTTCACATCTTATGTTCGTTCATGAAGGACTTCTTGGAGATAGTCAGTTTCCTGAAATTGGTGATTATGAGGTGCATGAGCAAGATGGAGTTCTAGTTTCTGATGAAATCGATATTTATCAACCAGATCCAGATGGAAGAGGGCATGGTGTGCATGCAAAATACACGTATAAAGTTTTCCATCCACTTTGTGCAGGCTTTACAAAAAGAATTGATCATTCTGAAGAGTTTTTTGATCTTTATCTTATCGTTTCGCCAGTAAATGAAGAAAAAAGTAAAGCATTTATGATTATGGAACGCAATTATGCGTTAGAAGAAGACGAAAAAGTATTTGTAGATTTCCAAGATCTTTTAATCGAGCAAGACAAGATCATTGTAGAAAATCAAAAACCAGAGTTACTTCCACTAGATCTGCAAGCTGAGCTACACTTAAAAAGCGATAGAGTTAGTATTGCCTATAGAAAAATGTTAAAAGAAGTAGGATTATCATTTGGAACTGCATAG
- the hutH gene encoding histidine ammonia-lyase, whose protein sequence is MILLDGESLSLSTLQKVLFEGEKIGFSEESIKRVEASRKAVEKIVSEEKVVYGITTGFGKFSDVFIEKEDVELLQLNLIRSHACGIGDPFPEVVSRAMLVLRANALLKGFSGVRPIIIKRLIDLVNAEIHPIIPQQGSLGASGDLAPLSHLALVLIGEGEVLYKGQKTRAIQALQQESLSPITLIAKEGLALINGTQAMTAMGVVAYLEAEKLAYQTDLIASVTIEGLRGIIDAFDEDIHLARGYKEQIEVASRIRTYLSDSLLTTRQGDIRVQDAYSIRCIPQVHGASWQALNYVKEKLEIEMNAATDNPLLFLDGEKVLSGGNFHGQPIAFAMDFLKIAIAELANISERRIERLVNPQLNDLPAFLSPEPGLQSGAMIMQYAAASLVSENKTLAHPASVDSIPSSANQEDHVSMGTIASRHAYQIITNTRRVLAVEAICSIQASEFRGIQKMSTVTRKFYEEARVIVPSIKNDRVFSIDIEAMHNWLKHGTQSMLMNMGEEDEFKQYGENKEI, encoded by the coding sequence ATGATTTTGCTAGATGGAGAAAGCTTAAGCTTGTCTACTTTACAAAAAGTCCTATTTGAAGGGGAGAAAATTGGATTCTCAGAAGAAAGCATAAAACGTGTGGAAGCAAGTAGAAAAGCCGTTGAAAAAATCGTTTCCGAGGAAAAAGTTGTTTATGGTATTACAACAGGCTTCGGCAAATTTAGTGATGTGTTTATTGAAAAAGAAGATGTTGAGCTACTTCAGCTCAATTTAATTCGTTCACATGCATGTGGAATTGGCGATCCGTTTCCAGAGGTTGTTTCACGAGCAATGCTTGTTTTACGTGCCAATGCCTTACTCAAAGGTTTTTCGGGTGTTCGTCCTATTATTATTAAAAGATTAATTGATTTGGTAAATGCAGAAATTCATCCTATTATTCCACAACAAGGCTCTTTGGGCGCAAGTGGTGATCTAGCTCCACTTTCACATCTTGCTCTCGTGTTAATCGGAGAAGGTGAAGTGTTGTATAAAGGTCAAAAAACAAGAGCAATTCAAGCACTTCAACAAGAATCGCTTTCCCCGATCACCCTAATAGCAAAAGAGGGGCTAGCACTTATTAATGGCACACAAGCAATGACTGCAATGGGCGTAGTTGCGTATCTAGAAGCAGAAAAGTTAGCCTATCAAACCGATTTAATTGCATCGGTTACCATAGAGGGTTTAAGGGGAATAATTGATGCCTTCGACGAGGACATTCATCTTGCTCGTGGATATAAAGAGCAAATTGAGGTAGCCAGCCGAATTCGAACCTATTTATCTGATAGTCTACTAACGACGAGACAGGGAGATATTCGCGTACAGGACGCCTATTCAATCAGATGCATTCCGCAAGTTCATGGGGCTTCATGGCAAGCGTTAAATTATGTGAAAGAAAAACTTGAAATAGAAATGAATGCAGCAACAGATAATCCGTTACTTTTTCTTGATGGTGAAAAAGTATTATCTGGTGGAAACTTTCATGGTCAGCCAATTGCGTTTGCAATGGACTTTTTAAAAATAGCGATTGCTGAATTAGCCAATATCTCAGAGCGTCGAATTGAAAGATTAGTGAATCCTCAACTAAATGATTTACCTGCCTTTTTAAGCCCTGAGCCTGGTCTACAATCAGGTGCGATGATTATGCAATATGCCGCTGCGTCACTAGTCTCAGAAAACAAAACTTTGGCACATCCGGCTAGTGTGGATAGTATTCCTTCATCAGCTAATCAAGAAGATCACGTAAGCATGGGAACAATCGCTTCAAGACATGCTTATCAAATTATCACAAATACTCGGCGAGTACTAGCGGTAGAAGCAATTTGCAGTATTCAAGCGTCTGAATTTCGTGGTATTCAAAAAATGTCAACCGTAACAAGGAAGTTTTATGAAGAAGCTAGAGTGATTGTTCCATCAATTAAAAATGATCGAGTTTTTTCAATCGATATTGAAGCAATGCACAATTGGTTAAAACATGGAACACAATCGATGCTAATGAATATGGGGGAAGAAGATGAATTCAAACAATATGGAGAAAATAAAGAGATATAG
- the hutU gene encoding urocanate hydratase produces MNSNNMEKIKRYRGTSLNTKGWQQEAALRMLMNNLDQDVAENPEELVVYGGIGKAARNWESFDAIVTSLKSLENDETLLIQSGKPVVMFKTHENAPRVLIANSNLVPAYANWDTFHELDQKGLMMYGQMTAGSWIYIGSQGIVQGTYETFAELAKQHFHSSLKGTITLTSGLGGMGGAQPLAVTMNGGVCIAIEVDERKIDRRITTGYLDVKAYSIEEAIHAAKEAKKTGKALSIGLLGNASDLLYNMIERNFTPDILTDQTSSHDPLNGYIPSGMSLKQADKLRKINPKEYVKLSKASIANHVKAMLAMMEKGAVTFDYGNNIRQVAKDEGVENAYKFPGFVPAYIRPQFCEGKGPFRWVALSGDPEDIYKTDEAILRTFSDNEHLCNWIKMAQKKIQFQGLPSRICWLGYGERAKFGKILNDMVASGELKAPIVIGRDHLDAGSVASPNRETEAMKDGSDAVADWPILNAMINAVGGATWVSVHHGGGVGMGYSIHAGVVIVADGTKEAERRIQRVLTTDPGMGVVRHADAGYELAMKTAHHHNIQMPMLEKGVDCGE; encoded by the coding sequence ATGAATTCAAACAATATGGAGAAAATAAAGAGATATAGGGGAACAAGTCTAAATACAAAAGGATGGCAACAAGAGGCTGCTCTTCGTATGTTAATGAATAATTTAGATCAAGATGTTGCCGAAAATCCTGAGGAGCTTGTTGTGTATGGAGGAATTGGAAAAGCTGCTCGAAATTGGGAAAGTTTCGATGCAATCGTCACATCTTTAAAATCATTAGAAAATGATGAAACACTGCTCATTCAATCTGGTAAGCCTGTTGTTATGTTTAAAACACATGAAAATGCGCCGCGTGTTCTGATTGCCAATTCAAATCTTGTTCCGGCTTATGCAAACTGGGATACGTTTCATGAACTCGACCAAAAAGGACTTATGATGTACGGCCAAATGACGGCAGGCAGTTGGATTTATATAGGTTCACAAGGCATCGTTCAAGGCACATATGAAACGTTTGCTGAATTAGCAAAACAACATTTTCACTCTTCTCTTAAAGGGACGATAACATTAACATCTGGACTTGGAGGAATGGGTGGGGCACAACCTCTTGCTGTTACGATGAATGGTGGTGTTTGTATCGCTATAGAGGTTGACGAAAGAAAAATCGATCGAAGAATAACAACAGGATATTTGGACGTAAAAGCTTATTCAATAGAGGAAGCGATACATGCAGCCAAAGAAGCGAAGAAAACGGGTAAAGCATTATCAATTGGTTTACTAGGTAACGCATCTGATCTTTTATATAACATGATTGAACGCAATTTTACTCCTGATATTTTAACAGATCAAACCTCTTCTCATGATCCATTGAACGGATATATTCCCTCAGGAATGTCACTGAAACAGGCGGATAAGCTGCGAAAAATAAATCCAAAAGAATATGTAAAGCTTTCGAAAGCTTCTATAGCGAATCATGTAAAAGCGATGCTCGCAATGATGGAAAAAGGAGCGGTCACCTTTGATTATGGCAACAATATTCGTCAGGTTGCTAAAGATGAAGGAGTAGAAAATGCTTATAAATTCCCCGGTTTCGTACCAGCTTATATTCGCCCACAATTTTGCGAAGGAAAAGGTCCATTTCGTTGGGTAGCATTATCAGGTGATCCTGAGGATATTTATAAAACAGATGAAGCGATACTGCGTACATTCAGTGATAATGAGCATCTATGTAATTGGATTAAGATGGCTCAGAAAAAAATTCAATTTCAAGGCTTACCTTCGCGGATATGCTGGTTAGGCTACGGTGAACGTGCAAAATTCGGGAAGATTTTAAACGATATGGTAGCAAGTGGCGAACTAAAAGCACCAATTGTGATTGGTCGCGACCATTTAGATGCAGGCTCGGTAGCTTCGCCAAATCGTGAAACCGAGGCAATGAAGGATGGATCAGATGCTGTGGCAGATTGGCCAATTTTAAACGCGATGATCAATGCGGTTGGTGGTGCCACATGGGTTTCAGTTCATCATGGTGGTGGAGTTGGAATGGGATATTCCATACATGCAGGTGTTGTGATTGTAGCGGACGGCACGAAAGAAGCCGAGCGAAGAATTCAACGTGTACTTACAACAGATCCAGGTATGGGTGTTGTTCGCCATGCTGATGCAGGCTATGAGCTTGCAATGAAAACAGCTCACCATCATAACATTCAAATGCCAATGCTTGAAAAGGGAGTTGATTGTGGTGAATAA
- a CDS encoding agmatinase family protein, whose amino-acid sequence MKKHWLKPPDWSWNSFSDENPTSVSQWIESLQSFQETPDLIVYGTPISRSSISVSGASLYPSEFRRMWKSFSTYNIDEHVDLISFKVADAGDIDMHTTDILLSHQRIQQTTAYLTKRYPTSRTCMIGGDHSTTACAVRGIKEMYPSETIGILQLDTHLDVRDPRILGPANGTPIRQLIDDNTVMGKHIMNIGPHGYFNAKSLIDYAKEHSINIITLKAARKKGVLQAVKESLQHLSNCVDRIYVTVDMDVLDISFAPGVPASTPGGMSTSELFDSLIEIGKDPSVKHIDFVCLDPSKDSSVQETVKIGCYAWLQYVTGCVLQDKK is encoded by the coding sequence ATGAAAAAGCATTGGCTGAAACCACCAGACTGGTCATGGAATTCTTTTAGTGATGAAAACCCAACATCAGTTTCTCAATGGATTGAGTCACTTCAAAGCTTTCAGGAGACACCAGATTTAATCGTATACGGTACACCAATTTCTCGTTCATCCATAAGTGTTTCAGGCGCATCTTTATATCCTTCTGAATTTAGAAGAATGTGGAAAAGTTTTAGCACTTATAACATTGATGAACATGTTGATCTTATTTCTTTTAAAGTTGCGGATGCAGGTGATATTGACATGCATACAACAGATATTTTATTGTCACATCAAAGAATTCAGCAAACAACCGCATACCTTACCAAACGTTATCCAACTTCTCGAACATGTATGATAGGTGGTGATCATTCGACTACTGCTTGTGCTGTTCGAGGAATCAAAGAAATGTATCCTTCAGAGACAATTGGAATCTTACAACTCGATACCCATCTTGATGTTCGAGATCCACGTATATTAGGTCCGGCGAACGGAACACCCATACGTCAGTTGATTGACGACAATACTGTTATGGGAAAGCATATAATGAATATCGGGCCACACGGTTATTTTAATGCAAAATCACTTATTGATTACGCGAAAGAACATAGCATCAACATCATCACCTTGAAAGCTGCACGAAAAAAAGGTGTTCTCCAAGCAGTGAAAGAATCTCTTCAGCATTTATCAAATTGTGTTGACCGAATTTACGTAACAGTTGATATGGATGTTCTTGATATTTCCTTTGCTCCTGGAGTACCAGCCTCGACACCGGGAGGTATGAGCACATCAGAATTATTTGATAGTTTAATAGAAATTGGGAAGGATCCATCCGTTAAACACATAGATTTTGTTTGTTTAGATCCAAGTAAGGATTCATCTGTTCAAGAAACAGTGAAAATTGGCTGTTATGCATGGCTTCAGTATGTAACGGGGTGTGTGTTGCAAGATAAGAAATAG